The following proteins are co-located in the Takifugu flavidus isolate HTHZ2018 chromosome 16, ASM371156v2, whole genome shotgun sequence genome:
- the gabrr2a gene encoding gamma-aminobutyric acid receptor subunit rho-2a isoform X2, which translates to MRPAFGGPAIPVGVDVQVESLDSISEVDMDFTMTLYLRHYWKDERLSFRSSTNKSMTFDGRLVKKIWVPDVFFVHSKRSFIHDTTTDNIMLRVFPDGHVLYSLRVTVTAACNMDFSRFPLDTQTCTLELESYAYTDEDLMLYWKSGDESLSIDDRISLSQFLIQKFHTTSRLAFYSSTGWYNRLYINFTLRRHIFFFLLQTYFPATLMVMLSWVSFWIDRRAVPARVSLGITTVLTMSTIITGVNASMPRVSYIKAVDIYLWVSFVFVFLSVLEYAAVNYLSTVHDRRERKMRERARSQSLPCTCGISQTRTMTMLDGTYSEADTNSLAGYTEDPVVPEEEQEELHEVPEKPEHMVVHLSVSSESTTTKKKKTIRALNIIQNTHAIDKYSRMIFPGSYIFFNLIYWSVYC; encoded by the exons ATGAGGCCAGCGTTTGGCG GCCCTGCCATCCCTGTGGGTGTGGATGTTCAAGTGGAGAGTCTGGACAGCATCTCTGAGGTTGACATG GATTTCACCATGACCCTCTACCTGAGACACTACTGGAAGGATGAACGCCTTTCCTTCCGAAGCAGCACTAACAAGAGCATGACGTTTGACGGCCGTCTGGTGAAGAAGATCTGGGTACCCGATGTCTTCTTTGTCCACTCCAAGAGGTCCTTTATCCATGACACCACCACTGACAACATCATGCTGCGTGTCTTCCCCGATGGACATGTCCTCTACAGCCTGAG AGTGACGGTGACAGCAGCCTGCAACATGGACTTCAGCCGCTTCCCTCTGGACACTCAGACCTGCacgctggagctggagagct ATGCCTACACTGATGAAGATCTGATGCTCTACTGGAAGAGCGGTGACGAATCCCTCAGCATTGATGACCGCATCTCTTTATCACAGTTCCTCATTCAGAAATTTCACACCACGTCTCGCTTGGCCTTCTACAGTAGCaccg GCTGGTACAATCGTCTCTACATCAACTTCACACTGCGACGccacatcttcttcttcctgctacAAACGTACTTTCCTGCCACACTGATGGTGATGCTGTCGTGGGTGTCATTCTGGATCGACCGGCGGGCTGTGCCGGCCAGAGTCTCCCTGG GCATCACCACCGTGCTGACCATGTCCACCATTATCACCGGAGTGAACGCGTCCATGCCCAGGGTGTCCTACATTAAGGCGGTGGACATTTATCTCTGGGtcagctttgtctttgtcttcttGTCGGTGCTGGAGTACGCTGCTGTCAACTACCTGTCCACCGTCCATGACCGCCGAGAGCGTAAAATGAGAGAACGGGCGCGATCTCAG tCCCTGCCGTGCACCTGTGGCATCTCCCAGACACGAACCATGACTATGCTGGATGGTACGTACAGTGAGGCCGACACCAACAGCCTGGCTGGATACACTGAGGATCCAGTGGTgccagaggaggaacaggaagagctgCATGAGGTTCCAGAGAAACCTGAACACATGGTTGTCCATCTATCAGTGAGTAGTGAGTCCACCAccaccaagaagaagaagaccatCCGCGCTCTCAACATCATCCAGAACACACATGCTATCGACAAGTACTCCAGGATGATATTCCCCGGGTCGTACATCTTCTTCAACCTCATCTACTGGTCAGTGTACTGCTGA
- the gabrr2a gene encoding gamma-aminobutyric acid receptor subunit rho-2a isoform X1, which produces MPFMTKPLFFLLCLVVTGECRRHGHRVRRWTGTVESQNHGTSLTKKPPDVTKSRKTKTEHLLKVDDHDFTMRPAFGGPAIPVGVDVQVESLDSISEVDMDFTMTLYLRHYWKDERLSFRSSTNKSMTFDGRLVKKIWVPDVFFVHSKRSFIHDTTTDNIMLRVFPDGHVLYSLRVTVTAACNMDFSRFPLDTQTCTLELESYAYTDEDLMLYWKSGDESLSIDDRISLSQFLIQKFHTTSRLAFYSSTGWYNRLYINFTLRRHIFFFLLQTYFPATLMVMLSWVSFWIDRRAVPARVSLGITTVLTMSTIITGVNASMPRVSYIKAVDIYLWVSFVFVFLSVLEYAAVNYLSTVHDRRERKMRERARSQSLPCTCGISQTRTMTMLDGTYSEADTNSLAGYTEDPVVPEEEQEELHEVPEKPEHMVVHLSVSSESTTTKKKKTIRALNIIQNTHAIDKYSRMIFPGSYIFFNLIYWSVYC; this is translated from the exons ATGCCTTTTATGACcaaacctcttttcttcctgctttgtctGGTCGTTACCGGTGAGTGCCGTCGCCACGGCCACCGTGTGCGGAGATGGACTGGCACCGTGGAGAGCCAGAACCACGGCAC ctccttgaccAAGAAGCCCCCTGATGTGACCAAGTCTCGCAAAACAAAGACTGAGCATCTGCTGAAAGTGGACGACCATGACTTCACCATGAGGCCAGCGTTTGGCG GCCCTGCCATCCCTGTGGGTGTGGATGTTCAAGTGGAGAGTCTGGACAGCATCTCTGAGGTTGACATG GATTTCACCATGACCCTCTACCTGAGACACTACTGGAAGGATGAACGCCTTTCCTTCCGAAGCAGCACTAACAAGAGCATGACGTTTGACGGCCGTCTGGTGAAGAAGATCTGGGTACCCGATGTCTTCTTTGTCCACTCCAAGAGGTCCTTTATCCATGACACCACCACTGACAACATCATGCTGCGTGTCTTCCCCGATGGACATGTCCTCTACAGCCTGAG AGTGACGGTGACAGCAGCCTGCAACATGGACTTCAGCCGCTTCCCTCTGGACACTCAGACCTGCacgctggagctggagagct ATGCCTACACTGATGAAGATCTGATGCTCTACTGGAAGAGCGGTGACGAATCCCTCAGCATTGATGACCGCATCTCTTTATCACAGTTCCTCATTCAGAAATTTCACACCACGTCTCGCTTGGCCTTCTACAGTAGCaccg GCTGGTACAATCGTCTCTACATCAACTTCACACTGCGACGccacatcttcttcttcctgctacAAACGTACTTTCCTGCCACACTGATGGTGATGCTGTCGTGGGTGTCATTCTGGATCGACCGGCGGGCTGTGCCGGCCAGAGTCTCCCTGG GCATCACCACCGTGCTGACCATGTCCACCATTATCACCGGAGTGAACGCGTCCATGCCCAGGGTGTCCTACATTAAGGCGGTGGACATTTATCTCTGGGtcagctttgtctttgtcttcttGTCGGTGCTGGAGTACGCTGCTGTCAACTACCTGTCCACCGTCCATGACCGCCGAGAGCGTAAAATGAGAGAACGGGCGCGATCTCAG tCCCTGCCGTGCACCTGTGGCATCTCCCAGACACGAACCATGACTATGCTGGATGGTACGTACAGTGAGGCCGACACCAACAGCCTGGCTGGATACACTGAGGATCCAGTGGTgccagaggaggaacaggaagagctgCATGAGGTTCCAGAGAAACCTGAACACATGGTTGTCCATCTATCAGTGAGTAGTGAGTCCACCAccaccaagaagaagaagaccatCCGCGCTCTCAACATCATCCAGAACACACATGCTATCGACAAGTACTCCAGGATGATATTCCCCGGGTCGTACATCTTCTTCAACCTCATCTACTGGTCAGTGTACTGCTGA